One Nonomuraea angiospora DNA segment encodes these proteins:
- a CDS encoding PP2C family protein-serine/threonine phosphatase, translating to MTAHLSETLTLLLIEDDDGDAFLVEELLKQALAPPKVFWARSLQEARAKLTPQIQCVLVDLSLPDASGLEALEEVLALAPHTAVLVLTGLRDAHVGVAAVQAGAQDYLVKSDVDERLLARAIRYSMERKRADLAHVSLVQAELTAKENSRLQNALLPGALLRTGAIEHVTRYLPGSGGTLAGDFFDTVQTPDGSVHIVVGDVCGHGPDEAALGVALRIAWRTLVLAGQTDDTLLRTLDAVLRAERNTPEIFTTLCMATIAPDLRHARMRVVGHPPPVLVRDGVVQVVDEAPSGPPLGIFSDAEWSVIDVPLGDEWSMMLYTDGLIEAAVGEGRELLGVEGLIDLVREHGAIDLDRLITHVGTLSDDLAVVLVRRRRA from the coding sequence TTGACGGCACATCTTTCGGAGACGCTGACGCTGCTCCTGATCGAGGACGACGACGGCGACGCCTTCCTGGTGGAGGAGCTCCTCAAGCAGGCCCTCGCGCCGCCCAAGGTCTTCTGGGCGCGCAGCCTGCAGGAGGCCAGGGCCAAGCTGACGCCGCAGATCCAGTGCGTGCTGGTCGATCTCTCGCTGCCCGACGCCAGCGGCCTGGAGGCCCTGGAAGAGGTGCTAGCGCTGGCGCCGCACACCGCCGTGCTGGTCCTCACCGGGCTCAGGGACGCGCACGTGGGCGTGGCCGCCGTCCAGGCCGGCGCGCAGGACTACCTGGTCAAGAGCGACGTCGACGAGCGGCTGCTGGCCAGGGCGATCCGCTACTCGATGGAGCGCAAGCGGGCCGACCTGGCCCACGTCAGCCTCGTGCAGGCGGAGCTGACGGCCAAGGAGAACTCCAGGCTGCAGAACGCCCTGCTCCCCGGCGCCCTGCTGCGTACCGGGGCGATCGAGCACGTCACCCGCTACCTGCCGGGCAGCGGCGGCACGCTGGCCGGCGACTTCTTCGACACCGTGCAGACGCCGGACGGCTCGGTGCACATCGTGGTCGGCGACGTGTGCGGGCACGGCCCCGACGAGGCGGCCCTCGGCGTGGCGCTGCGCATCGCCTGGCGCACGCTGGTCCTGGCCGGTCAGACGGACGACACGCTGCTGCGCACGCTCGACGCCGTGCTGCGGGCCGAGCGCAACACCCCCGAGATCTTCACCACCCTGTGCATGGCCACGATCGCCCCCGACCTGCGGCACGCCAGGATGCGCGTGGTCGGGCACCCGCCGCCCGTGCTGGTGCGCGACGGCGTCGTCCAGGTCGTCGACGAGGCGCCCTCCGGGCCGCCGCTCGGGATCTTCTCCGACGCGGAGTGGTCGGTGATCGACGTGCCGCTGGGCGACGAGTGGTCCATGATGCTCTACACCGACGGCCTGATCGAGGCCGCGGTGGGCGAGGGCAGGGAGCTGCTCGGCGTGGAGGGCCTGATCGATCTCGTACGCGAGCACGGCGCCATCGACCTCGACCGGCTCATCACCCACGTGGGCACGCTGAGCGACGACCTCGCCGTGGTCCTGGTCCGGAGGAGGAGAGCATGA
- a CDS encoding sensor histidine kinase — translation MSINPLPPPREPTGLGRLPVARWFLIMGLVAGVVLLAGIVIAMMFGSRARALARAPGVAEQLDQLNMVLIVLFAVMLAFGIALAFIIRFAVLKPIDQLAQQVRTVAAGDFDHTLHVDRPAELAVLSSHVDSMRRRIVSAWRMADDQAEELRRSNGELEQFAYVASHDLQEPLRKIASFTQMLEQRYGSELDERAKQYIHYAVDGAKRMQLLINDLLDFSRVSRVTGGKTTVDTGKTLDTALDNLSATIEDTEATVTRDELPAIRGNRVQLTQLFQNLVENAIKFRSEASPRIHIGATRSGDMWEFSCSDNGIGVESKYADRIFLIFQRLHPRDVYPGTGIGLALCRKIVEYHGGQLWLDGDAEGRGATFRWTLPAAGDDDA, via the coding sequence ATGAGCATCAACCCGCTGCCTCCCCCCAGGGAGCCGACCGGGCTGGGCAGGCTGCCCGTGGCCCGCTGGTTCCTGATCATGGGGCTGGTGGCCGGTGTCGTGCTCCTGGCCGGCATCGTGATCGCGATGATGTTCGGCTCGCGGGCCCGCGCGCTGGCCCGGGCGCCCGGCGTCGCGGAACAGCTCGACCAGCTCAACATGGTGCTGATCGTGCTCTTCGCGGTGATGCTCGCGTTCGGCATCGCGCTGGCCTTCATCATCCGCTTCGCCGTGCTGAAGCCCATCGACCAGCTCGCCCAGCAGGTCCGCACGGTGGCCGCCGGCGACTTCGACCACACCCTGCACGTCGACAGGCCGGCGGAGCTGGCCGTGCTGTCCAGCCACGTCGACTCCATGCGGCGCCGCATCGTGTCGGCCTGGCGGATGGCCGACGACCAGGCCGAGGAGCTGCGCAGGTCCAACGGGGAGCTGGAGCAGTTCGCGTACGTGGCCAGCCACGACCTGCAGGAGCCGCTGCGCAAGATCGCCAGCTTCACGCAGATGCTGGAGCAGCGCTACGGCTCGGAGCTCGACGAGCGGGCCAAGCAGTACATCCACTACGCCGTCGACGGCGCCAAGCGCATGCAGCTGCTGATCAACGACCTGCTCGACTTCTCCAGGGTCAGCCGGGTGACCGGCGGGAAGACCACGGTCGACACGGGGAAGACGCTCGACACGGCGCTGGACAACCTGTCGGCCACGATCGAGGACACCGAGGCCACGGTCACCAGGGACGAGCTGCCCGCGATCAGGGGCAACCGGGTGCAGCTCACGCAGCTGTTCCAGAACCTGGTCGAGAACGCGATCAAGTTCCGCTCCGAGGCCTCCCCGCGCATCCACATCGGGGCCACCAGGTCCGGCGACATGTGGGAGTTCAGCTGCTCCGACAACGGCATCGGGGTCGAGTCGAAGTACGCCGACCGCATCTTCCTGATCTTCCAGCGACTCCATCCCCGCGACGTGTACCCGGGTACTGGCATCGGGCTGGCACTTTGCCGCAAGATCGTCGAGTACCACGGCGGACAGCTCTGGCTCGACGGCGATGCCGAAGGGCGGGGCGCGACGTTCCGCTGGACACTGCCGGCCGCGGGAGACGACGATGCATGA
- a CDS encoding response regulator, which produces MHEGRPIEVLLVEDDQGDILLTKEAFDFNKVRNRLNVVNDGEQAMAYLRNEDGYTDAPRPDLILLDLNLPRMSGMEVLAEVKADAGLRTIPVVILTTSEAEEDILHSYRLHANAYVSKPVDFEQFIRVVRQIDDFFVTVVKLPAQGQRPDGRT; this is translated from the coding sequence ATGCATGAGGGGCGCCCCATCGAGGTGCTTCTGGTGGAGGACGACCAGGGTGACATCCTGCTCACCAAGGAGGCCTTCGACTTCAACAAGGTACGAAACCGGCTCAACGTGGTCAACGACGGTGAGCAGGCGATGGCGTACCTGCGTAACGAGGACGGATACACCGACGCGCCGCGGCCCGACCTCATCCTGCTCGACCTCAACCTGCCGAGGATGAGCGGCATGGAGGTGCTGGCCGAGGTCAAGGCCGACGCCGGGTTGCGGACGATCCCGGTGGTGATCCTGACGACCTCTGAGGCGGAGGAGGACATCCTGCACAGCTACCGGTTGCATGCCAACGCATATGTGTCCAAACCGGTGGATTTTGAGCAATTTATCCGAGTTGTCCGTCAGATAGATGATTTTTTCGTGACTGTGGTTAAGTTGCCCGCCCAAGGGCAGCGCCCTGACGGGCGTACGTGA
- a CDS encoding fumarate reductase/succinate dehydrogenase flavoprotein subunit, producing the protein MDNSLNTERHEYDVVVIGAGGAGLRAAIEARQQGKKTAIVCKSLFGKAHTVMAEGGAAAAMGNVNPADNWQVHFRDTMRGGKFLNNWRMAELHAKEAPDRVWELEAWGALFDRTKDGKISQRNFGGHEYPRLAHVGDRTGLELIRTLQQRVVALQQEDYEKHGDYEAYIKVFAECTITRLLKDGERISGAFGYWRESGNFVLFDAPTVVLATGGIGKSYVVTSNSWEYTGDGHALALLAGANLINMEFIQFHPTGMVWPPSVRGILVTESVRGDGGVLRNSEGKRFMFDYIPDVFKDKYATTEEEGDRWYTDQANNRRPPELLPRDEVARAINAEVKAGRGSPQGGVFLDVSTRLPAEEIKKRLPSMHHQFKELADVDITAEPMQVGPTCHYIMGGVEVDADTGAAAVPGLFAAGEVSGGMHGSNRLGGNSLSDLLVFGRRAGAGAAAYVDSLEARPKVLPELVEEARQEALAPLGRDGENPYEVHHELQRTMNDLVGIIRKAEEVAEALQVVEKLKERAQVVGAAGSRIYNPGWHLAIDLRNMVLVSQCVARAALLREESRGGHTRDDFPGMNPEWRRKLLVCSTEDGSTVKVEEKLQQSMRDDLITLFDRDELKKYLTDEEMAEFDGISK; encoded by the coding sequence GTGGATAACTCGCTTAACACAGAGCGTCACGAATACGACGTCGTCGTCATCGGCGCGGGCGGCGCCGGCCTGCGGGCCGCGATCGAGGCCCGCCAGCAGGGCAAGAAGACGGCGATCGTGTGCAAGTCGCTGTTCGGCAAGGCGCACACCGTCATGGCCGAGGGCGGCGCGGCCGCCGCGATGGGCAACGTCAACCCGGCCGACAACTGGCAGGTGCACTTCCGTGACACCATGCGCGGCGGCAAGTTCCTCAACAACTGGCGGATGGCCGAGCTGCACGCCAAGGAGGCGCCCGACCGCGTCTGGGAGCTGGAGGCCTGGGGCGCGCTGTTCGACCGCACCAAGGACGGCAAGATCAGCCAGCGCAACTTCGGCGGGCACGAGTACCCGCGGCTCGCACACGTGGGCGACCGTACCGGCCTGGAGCTGATCCGCACGCTGCAGCAGCGCGTCGTCGCCCTCCAGCAGGAGGACTACGAGAAGCACGGCGACTACGAGGCCTACATCAAGGTCTTCGCCGAGTGCACGATCACGCGGCTGCTCAAGGACGGGGAGCGGATCTCGGGCGCGTTCGGCTACTGGCGCGAGTCCGGAAATTTCGTGCTTTTCGATGCGCCCACCGTGGTCCTGGCCACCGGCGGCATCGGCAAGTCGTACGTCGTCACCTCCAACTCCTGGGAGTACACCGGCGACGGCCACGCCCTGGCCCTGCTCGCCGGCGCCAACCTGATCAACATGGAGTTCATCCAGTTCCACCCCACGGGGATGGTCTGGCCGCCCTCCGTGCGCGGCATCCTCGTCACCGAGTCCGTCCGCGGTGACGGCGGCGTGCTGCGCAACTCCGAGGGCAAGCGCTTCATGTTCGACTACATCCCGGACGTCTTCAAGGACAAGTACGCGACCACGGAGGAGGAGGGCGACCGCTGGTACACCGACCAGGCCAACAACCGGCGCCCGCCGGAGCTCCTGCCGCGTGACGAGGTGGCCCGCGCGATCAACGCCGAGGTGAAGGCCGGTCGCGGCTCACCCCAGGGCGGCGTCTTCCTCGACGTCTCGACCCGGCTGCCCGCCGAGGAGATCAAGAAGCGGCTGCCGTCGATGCACCACCAGTTCAAGGAACTGGCCGACGTCGACATCACTGCCGAGCCCATGCAGGTGGGCCCGACCTGCCACTACATCATGGGCGGCGTCGAGGTGGACGCCGACACCGGCGCGGCGGCCGTGCCGGGGCTCTTCGCCGCGGGCGAGGTGTCCGGCGGCATGCACGGCTCCAACCGGCTGGGCGGCAACTCGCTGTCCGACCTGCTGGTGTTCGGGCGCCGGGCGGGCGCGGGCGCGGCGGCGTACGTGGACTCGCTGGAGGCACGTCCCAAGGTCCTGCCCGAGCTCGTGGAGGAGGCCCGCCAGGAGGCGCTGGCGCCGCTGGGGCGCGACGGCGAGAACCCGTACGAGGTCCACCACGAGCTCCAGCGGACGATGAACGACCTGGTCGGCATCATCCGCAAGGCCGAGGAGGTCGCCGAGGCGCTCCAGGTCGTGGAGAAGCTCAAGGAGCGCGCCCAGGTGGTCGGCGCGGCCGGGTCCCGCATCTACAACCCCGGCTGGCACCTCGCGATCGACCTGCGCAACATGGTGCTGGTCTCGCAGTGCGTGGCGCGCGCCGCGCTGCTGCGCGAGGAGAGCCGCGGCGGGCACACCCGCGACGACTTCCCCGGGATGAACCCGGAATGGCGCCGCAAGCTGCTCGTCTGCTCCACCGAGGACGGCTCCACGGTCAAGGTCGAGGAGAAGCTCCAGCAGAGCATGCGCGACGACCTGATCACCCTGTTCGACCGGGACGAGCTGAAGAAGTACCTCACCGACGAAGAGATGGCCGAGTTCGACGGGATTTCGAAATGA
- a CDS encoding succinate dehydrogenase/fumarate reductase iron-sulfur subunit yields MSYKAKFKVWRGEGGEGKLEDFTVEVNEGEVVLDIIHRLQATQAPDLAVRWNCKAGKCGSCSMEINGKPRLGCMTRMSTFEEDETITVTPMRTFPVIKDLVTDVSFNYQKAREVPSFTPPDGVRPGEYRMQQVDVERSQEFRKCIECFMCNNVCHVIRDHEENKASFSGPRFLMRIAELDMHPYDVADRQEAAQDQHGLGYCNITKCCTEVCPEHIKITDNALIPMKERVVDRKYDPLVWLGNKIFKRAK; encoded by the coding sequence ATGAGCTACAAGGCGAAGTTCAAGGTCTGGCGGGGTGAGGGCGGTGAGGGCAAGCTCGAGGACTTCACCGTCGAGGTGAACGAGGGCGAGGTCGTCCTCGACATCATCCACCGGCTGCAGGCCACGCAGGCGCCCGACCTGGCGGTGCGCTGGAACTGCAAGGCGGGCAAGTGCGGCTCGTGCAGCATGGAGATCAACGGCAAGCCGCGGCTGGGCTGCATGACCCGGATGTCCACCTTCGAGGAGGACGAGACCATCACGGTCACGCCGATGCGGACGTTCCCGGTGATCAAGGACCTGGTGACGGACGTGTCGTTCAACTACCAGAAGGCGCGGGAGGTCCCGTCCTTCACGCCGCCGGACGGCGTCCGGCCCGGCGAATACCGGATGCAGCAGGTCGATGTCGAGCGGTCCCAGGAGTTCCGCAAGTGCATCGAGTGCTTCATGTGCAACAACGTCTGCCACGTCATCCGTGACCACGAGGAGAACAAGGCCAGCTTCTCCGGCCCCCGGTTCCTCATGCGGATCGCGGAGCTGGACATGCACCCGTACGACGTGGCCGACCGCCAGGAGGCGGCGCAGGATCAGCACGGGCTCGGCTACTGCAACATCACCAAGTGCTGCACCGAGGTCTGCCCCGAGCACATCAAGATCACCGACAACGCGCTGATCCCGATGAAGGAGCGCGTGGTGGACCGCAAGTACGACCCGCTGGTGTGGCTCGGCAACAAGATCTTCAAGCGCGCCAAGTAG
- a CDS encoding (deoxy)nucleoside triphosphate pyrophosphohydrolase translates to MNVFDTVVVAAVIVAPGARVLAAQRAEPPALAGGWEFPGGKVDPGESETAALVRECREELGVEVTVGEQVGGDWALSEGYVLRVWLCSLASGVPEAREHLALRWLGPGEYYSVEWLGADLPVMKTVENLLLSRD, encoded by the coding sequence GTGAACGTTTTCGACACGGTCGTGGTGGCCGCGGTGATCGTCGCGCCGGGCGCTCGGGTGCTGGCCGCCCAGCGCGCCGAGCCGCCGGCGCTCGCGGGTGGCTGGGAGTTCCCTGGCGGGAAGGTGGATCCCGGCGAGAGCGAGACGGCGGCGCTCGTCCGCGAGTGCCGCGAGGAGCTCGGCGTGGAGGTCACGGTGGGTGAGCAGGTGGGCGGGGACTGGGCGCTTTCCGAGGGGTACGTGCTGCGCGTGTGGCTGTGCTCGCTGGCCTCGGGGGTGCCGGAGGCTCGGGAGCACCTGGCGCTGCGGTGGCTGGGGCCCGGCGAGTACTACTCGGTCGAGTGGCTCGGGGCGGATCTGCCCGTGATGAAGACTGTGGAGAATCTGCTCCTTTCGCGGGATTAG
- a CDS encoding C40 family peptidase — translation MKLSRTRLALLIGVAGVLLLVAVIVSPMLLISMPSFLSDGGTSPDCKDNTQVEEVSDSATSDIPAEYLEFYKQYGKKIGVQWNILAAVGKRETDHGRSNLPGVKSGTNYAGAAGPMQFLISTWGGKARVAMSSKFTGYASDGDGDGVGDVYNPADAILGAARMLKRNGAPENVRQALFVYNRAWWYVDQVEAIARKYAKSGDVKVPPQASEECDDSLVEAAPSDIVAKILEYALAQRGKPYLWGGTGPDAFDCSGVIFAAYREAGLTIPRTTFGQWPFGVKVLDGQEQPGDLVFFNAGPGTSADNPGHVGLVVSKGKMLEARCRLCGPIKVTSYQARDNRIGFTRPLQNPDVLEQLKKLQNPSL, via the coding sequence GTGAAGCTCTCACGTACCCGGCTGGCGCTGCTGATCGGCGTCGCCGGTGTGCTGCTCCTGGTGGCGGTCATCGTGTCGCCGATGCTGCTGATCTCGATGCCGTCGTTCCTCAGCGACGGCGGCACCTCGCCCGACTGCAAGGACAACACGCAGGTGGAGGAGGTGTCCGACTCGGCGACGTCGGACATCCCCGCCGAATACCTGGAGTTCTACAAGCAGTACGGCAAGAAGATCGGCGTCCAGTGGAACATCCTGGCCGCCGTGGGCAAGCGCGAGACCGACCACGGCCGCTCCAACCTGCCGGGCGTCAAGAGCGGCACCAACTACGCGGGCGCGGCCGGGCCGATGCAGTTCCTGATCTCGACGTGGGGCGGCAAGGCCAGGGTCGCGATGTCGTCGAAGTTCACCGGCTACGCCTCCGACGGCGACGGCGACGGGGTGGGTGACGTCTACAACCCGGCCGACGCGATCCTCGGCGCCGCGCGGATGCTCAAGCGCAACGGCGCCCCGGAGAACGTGCGGCAGGCGCTGTTCGTCTACAACCGGGCCTGGTGGTACGTGGACCAGGTCGAGGCGATCGCCAGGAAATACGCCAAGTCGGGCGACGTCAAGGTGCCGCCGCAGGCTTCGGAGGAATGCGACGACTCGCTGGTGGAGGCCGCGCCGAGCGACATCGTGGCCAAGATTTTGGAATACGCGCTGGCGCAGCGCGGCAAGCCGTATCTGTGGGGCGGGACGGGGCCCGACGCGTTCGACTGCTCGGGCGTCATCTTCGCGGCGTACCGGGAGGCGGGGCTGACGATCCCGCGGACGACGTTCGGGCAGTGGCCGTTCGGCGTGAAGGTTTTAGACGGCCAGGAACAGCCCGGTGACCTGGTGTTCTTCAACGCCGGTCCGGGCACGTCCGCCGACAACCCCGGCCACGTCGGGCTCGTCGTGTCGAAGGGCAAGATGCTGGAGGCCCGGTGCCGGCTGTGCGGGCCGATCAAGGTCACCAGCTATCAGGCGCGGGACAACCGCATCGGCTTCACCCGTCCCCTGCAGAACCCCGACGTGCTCGAGCAGCTGAAGAAGCTGCAGAATCCTTCCCTGTGA
- a CDS encoding type IV secretion system protein: MKIRLSRRLALALALAMSILVVPIVVGGLSAPAAAAPCDLSGPLNPEMVGGGTDGLIQAPAPEGGPQTPTTNYAQFGMSGQFWHTHDLGCSDYVAVLGNMWANGIFTAAKAIDRLTITTYQAAATEGPLQAIKDVVDDIVTNLSKAMYWPFLQPIVILGAIWLAWYGLIRKRATTTAEGVIWMVLAVTVAVWFLSRPGDFTGLGKVVTDKTGEVVNSAFSGLPGAGGASCLPPPGGTDAKVQAGGYAQNGTPGVDQNADALWSTLVCKPWLVGLFGTADPQQPIVRDWGRKVLEMQSVPRAVAGQPAPDVGARQSEYASLADKLKNDPVYTVFSGRDWSNRLGVAVGAFIAAIVAGLLIFLVAVSLLVLKVGFLLLLILGPVFLLIGVHPGSGRIVAMRWVEMLVGTLLRQAVLTLVLSVLVYGYALIISTAMPWGLQVLFMALLTIAVFFYRRPFQHLFASMNGHTVTTRMLGEAASSSVLERSAGALPPVASARIGRWGLRKAEPIIRAAGAANPAGAAATAAATAGQARVRAEEGEGVPTGTRVPATAAPLDTEQGGKAAARVPLEPRRGTAPPLNLGAPTRTRGPAAGGPRPAAAAGGTASGGTGGSGGSGGGSAGGWFGGRSGGGWASRGGSSSGSRGSSGGSRGSRFGGSGGSRSGGTRSRGSGGGGLFGGGSGGSGGSGGGSGGGLFGGGSRSNGGSRSGGGSRPSGGSSGPRIFGSDEPSSRTSEAPPLWLRGSRNGGSGGDSTDVPFWLKPSSPDKD; the protein is encoded by the coding sequence ATGAAGATCCGGCTGTCTCGACGGCTCGCACTGGCGCTGGCGCTCGCCATGAGCATTCTCGTGGTGCCGATCGTGGTGGGCGGGCTGTCGGCCCCGGCCGCCGCGGCGCCCTGCGACCTGTCGGGCCCGCTCAACCCGGAGATGGTCGGCGGCGGCACCGACGGCCTGATCCAGGCGCCCGCCCCCGAGGGCGGGCCGCAGACGCCGACCACCAACTACGCCCAGTTCGGCATGAGCGGCCAGTTCTGGCACACCCACGACCTGGGCTGCTCCGACTACGTGGCCGTGCTCGGCAACATGTGGGCCAACGGCATCTTCACCGCGGCCAAGGCCATCGACCGGCTGACGATCACCACGTACCAGGCGGCGGCGACGGAGGGACCGCTCCAGGCGATCAAGGACGTGGTCGACGACATCGTCACCAACCTCTCCAAGGCCATGTACTGGCCCTTCCTCCAGCCGATCGTCATCCTCGGCGCCATCTGGCTGGCCTGGTACGGGCTGATCCGCAAGCGCGCCACCACGACCGCCGAGGGCGTGATCTGGATGGTGCTGGCCGTCACCGTGGCGGTCTGGTTCCTGAGCCGTCCCGGCGACTTCACCGGCCTGGGCAAGGTCGTGACCGACAAGACCGGCGAGGTCGTCAACTCGGCCTTCTCCGGCCTGCCGGGCGCGGGCGGCGCCTCCTGCCTGCCGCCGCCCGGCGGCACGGACGCGAAGGTCCAGGCCGGCGGCTACGCCCAGAACGGCACGCCGGGCGTCGACCAGAACGCCGACGCGCTGTGGTCCACCCTGGTCTGCAAGCCGTGGCTGGTGGGCCTGTTCGGCACCGCCGACCCGCAGCAGCCGATCGTGCGCGACTGGGGCCGCAAGGTGCTGGAGATGCAGTCGGTCCCGCGGGCCGTGGCCGGCCAGCCGGCGCCCGACGTGGGCGCCCGCCAGTCGGAGTACGCCTCGCTGGCCGACAAGCTCAAGAACGACCCCGTCTACACCGTCTTCTCCGGCCGTGACTGGTCCAACCGGCTCGGCGTGGCGGTCGGCGCGTTCATCGCGGCGATCGTGGCCGGGCTGCTCATCTTCCTGGTGGCGGTCTCGCTGCTGGTGCTGAAGGTGGGCTTCCTGCTGCTGCTGATCCTCGGACCCGTGTTCCTGCTGATCGGCGTCCACCCGGGCAGCGGCCGGATCGTCGCCATGCGCTGGGTGGAGATGCTCGTGGGCACGCTGCTCAGGCAGGCCGTGCTCACGCTGGTGCTCAGCGTCCTCGTCTACGGGTACGCGCTGATCATCTCCACGGCCATGCCGTGGGGGCTGCAGGTGCTGTTCATGGCCCTGCTGACGATCGCGGTGTTCTTCTACCGCAGGCCGTTCCAGCACCTGTTCGCCTCGATGAACGGCCACACGGTCACCACCCGCATGCTGGGCGAGGCGGCGAGCTCGTCGGTCCTCGAGCGGTCCGCGGGCGCGCTGCCGCCGGTCGCCTCGGCCAGGATCGGCCGCTGGGGGCTGCGCAAGGCCGAGCCGATCATCAGGGCGGCCGGGGCGGCCAACCCGGCGGGCGCCGCGGCCACGGCGGCGGCCACCGCGGGTCAGGCCCGGGTGCGCGCCGAGGAGGGCGAGGGCGTTCCCACGGGCACCCGCGTACCGGCCACGGCCGCGCCGCTGGACACCGAGCAGGGCGGCAAGGCGGCCGCCAGGGTTCCGCTGGAGCCGCGCAGGGGCACGGCGCCGCCGCTCAACCTGGGCGCGCCCACCCGCACGCGCGGTCCCGCGGCGGGCGGCCCCCGGCCGGCCGCCGCGGCCGGTGGCACGGCCTCCGGCGGAACCGGCGGTTCGGGTGGTTCCGGTGGCGGTTCGGCGGGTGGCTGGTTCGGCGGCCGGTCCGGCGGTGGCTGGGCGTCCCGCGGCGGCTCGTCGTCGGGGTCGCGCGGTTCGTCCGGCGGGTCGCGCGGGTCCCGGTTCGGCGGCTCGGGCGGGTCCCGCTCGGGCGGCACGCGCTCGCGCGGGAGCGGCGGCGGCGGCCTGTTCGGCGGCGGCTCCGGCGGTTCGGGGGGCTCGGGCGGCGGTTCGGGTGGCGGCCTGTTCGGCGGCGGTTCGAGGTCCAACGGCGGCTCCCGGTCGGGCGGCGGCTCCAGGCCGTCCGGCGGCTCGTCCGGCCCCCGGATCTTCGGCTCGGACGAGCCCTCGTCCCGCACCTCCGAGGCACCGCCGCTCTGGCTGCGCGGCAGCCGCAACGGCGGCTCCGGAGGCGACAGCACGGATGTGCCGTTCTGGCTCAAGCCGAGCAGCCCGGACAAGGACTGA